The following coding sequences lie in one Flavobacteriales bacterium genomic window:
- a CDS encoding SDR family oxidoreductase, giving the protein MKNKVVIITGASSGIGKACAEKFGNEGAKLVITGRNATNLEETAQWLTQKGIEVLSVVSDVALAADCKRIIDETIAKFGKIDVLINNAGISMRAILNDTELSVIEQVMQINFFGTLYCTKYALPHLLKEKGSVVGVSSIAGFVGLPGRTGYSASKFAMQGFLEALRTENIKKGLHVMIACPGFTASNIRNTALAADGSAQGESPREEDKMMTAEEVATHIYNGVVNRKRQVVLTAQGKLVVFLSKFFPAFVSKMVYNTMAKEPNTPLS; this is encoded by the coding sequence ATGAAAAATAAAGTAGTCATTATTACAGGAGCATCATCGGGCATTGGTAAAGCTTGTGCTGAAAAGTTTGGAAACGAAGGTGCTAAGTTGGTTATAACAGGTAGAAATGCTACCAATTTAGAAGAAACAGCCCAATGGTTAACACAAAAAGGAATAGAAGTTTTAAGTGTAGTTTCTGATGTTGCTCTTGCAGCAGATTGCAAACGAATAATTGACGAAACCATTGCCAAGTTTGGTAAAATAGATGTGTTGATTAATAATGCAGGAATATCGATGCGAGCTATTTTAAATGATACCGAATTGAGTGTGATTGAACAAGTAATGCAGATTAACTTTTTTGGAACGCTGTATTGTACCAAATATGCTTTGCCACATTTGTTAAAAGAAAAAGGTTCGGTAGTTGGCGTTTCTTCTATTGCTGGTTTTGTGGGTTTACCCGGAAGAACAGGTTATTCAGCTTCGAAGTTTGCCATGCAAGGTTTTTTGGAGGCTTTGCGTACCGAAAACATCAAGAAAGGATTGCACGTAATGATTGCTTGCCCAGGATTTACAGCATCTAACATACGAAATACTGCTTTGGCTGCCGATGGTAGTGCTCAAGGAGAATCGCCACGAGAAGAAGATAAAATGATGACTGCCGAAGAAGTGGCAACTCACATTTACAATGGCGTAGTAAACCGTAAACGACAAGTGGTATTAACTGCACAAGGAAAATTGGTGGTGTTTTTAAGTAAATTTTTTCCAGCATTTGTTTCTAAAATGGTGTACAACACCATGGCTAAAGAACCGAATACACCATTGAGTTAA
- a CDS encoding shikimate kinase: protein MNNKNNIFLVGFMGSGKSTLGKKLAAKLNMTFFDLDQLIEEKEGKTIAEIFSQHGETYFRDLETTVLKQTINQHQGFVLALGGGTPIFNNNMELVNQNGTSVYLKYNAGMLSSRLLTAKQQRPLIAGKNEIELKQFVSDLLTQREPYYLKSKLVVEGNNISANDILERLGKN, encoded by the coding sequence ATGAACAACAAAAACAACATATTTTTAGTAGGCTTTATGGGTAGCGGAAAATCTACCTTGGGCAAGAAATTGGCAGCAAAACTAAATATGACTTTTTTTGATTTAGACCAATTGATTGAAGAAAAGGAAGGAAAAACGATTGCTGAAATTTTTAGCCAACATGGAGAAACCTATTTTAGAGATTTAGAAACTACTGTTTTAAAACAAACCATAAACCAGCACCAAGGTTTTGTATTGGCTTTAGGAGGTGGCACGCCTATTTTTAACAATAACATGGAACTGGTAAATCAAAATGGCACGAGTGTTTATTTAAAATACAATGCGGGCATGTTAAGTTCCCGTTTGTTAACAGCCAAGCAACAACGACCATTAATTGCTGGTAAAAACGAAATAGAACTTAAACAGTTTGTATCTGATTTATTAACTCAACGCGAACCGTATTACTTAAAAAGTAAATTGGTGGTTGAAGGGAATAATATTTCAGCTAACGATATTTTAGAAAGATTGGGTAAGAATTAG
- a CDS encoding ATP-binding cassette domain-containing protein — protein sequence MIKIENLYKSFGSKKVLSNINLTFEEGKVYGIVGENGAGKTTLFNCITGIEKFDGIISANFNPLKDHIGYLQTEPFYFSKITGKEYIQLLCNARDKQIGNLEARNVFDLPLNQYANTYSTGMKKKLALMAILFQENEYLIFDEPFNGVDIQSNIIILDILKELKKLGKTIIISSHIFSTLNDICDEIHLMKDGQFIKKVYKDEFGVLEQEMKEILIGDKIAKLDLK from the coding sequence ATGATAAAAATTGAAAACTTATATAAATCGTTCGGGTCAAAAAAAGTTTTGTCGAACATCAACCTAACTTTTGAAGAAGGAAAGGTTTATGGTATTGTTGGAGAAAATGGTGCTGGAAAAACCACTCTATTCAATTGTATTACAGGTATAGAAAAGTTTGACGGGATAATTTCTGCAAACTTTAACCCACTTAAAGACCACATCGGATACTTACAAACAGAACCTTTTTATTTTTCAAAAATTACAGGAAAAGAATACATACAATTACTTTGCAATGCGCGAGATAAACAAATAGGTAACTTGGAGGCTAGAAACGTTTTTGACTTGCCACTTAACCAATATGCCAATACGTATTCAACTGGCATGAAAAAGAAACTGGCATTAATGGCCATTTTGTTTCAAGAAAACGAGTATTTGATATTTGACGAACCTTTTAATGGTGTAGATATTCAAAGCAACATTATCATACTCGACATTTTAAAAGAGCTAAAAAAATTGGGCAAAACGATAATAATCTCTTCCCATATATTTTCAACATTAAACGATATCTGTGATGAAATCCATTTAATGAAAGATGGACAATTTATTAAAAAAGTTTACAAAGACGAATTTGGTGTATTAGAGCAAGAGATGAAAGAAATACTTATCGGTGATAAAATTGCAAAACTTGATTTGAAATAA
- the aroF gene encoding 3-deoxy-7-phosphoheptulonate synthase, with product MIIQLKQHISQETEQQIEHYLQQQGYQVSKVKTQFQQYLILLGKAKIDIRKIGSLNGVDDIHFVDDAYQLVSRTWKTAPTIIDLGNDINIGGDQFSIMAGPCSIEHEEQVIEIADFLVKNGIKIMRGGVFKPRTSPYAYRGGGIDSLKMFSRVCKDRSLKLITEVMDSSQIDDMLPYVDIFQVGTRNAQNFNLLDALGKNDKAVMLKRGMSGTIEELLQAAEYVFSSGNEKIILCERGIRTFEKAYRNTLDLNAIAILKDKSHLPVVADPSHGIGIRKYVEQMALASMVCGADGMIIETHPIPEKALSDGQQTLNFFEMEQLVNKANKISAMSL from the coding sequence ATGATTATACAATTAAAACAACACATTAGCCAAGAAACCGAACAGCAAATTGAACACTATTTGCAACAACAAGGTTACCAAGTATCGAAAGTAAAAACACAGTTTCAGCAATACTTAATATTGTTGGGAAAAGCCAAAATCGATATTCGTAAAATTGGCAGCCTTAATGGTGTTGATGATATTCATTTTGTTGACGATGCTTACCAATTGGTTTCACGCACATGGAAAACCGCTCCTACCATTATTGATTTAGGCAACGACATTAACATTGGTGGCGACCAGTTTAGTATTATGGCTGGACCATGTTCCATTGAACACGAAGAACAAGTCATTGAAATTGCTGATTTTTTAGTAAAAAATGGCATAAAAATTATGCGTGGTGGAGTTTTTAAACCGCGAACATCGCCTTATGCTTACCGCGGAGGTGGAATAGATTCGCTTAAAATGTTTAGTCGAGTGTGTAAAGACCGTAGCTTAAAATTAATTACCGAGGTAATGGACAGCTCGCAAATTGACGACATGCTGCCTTACGTAGATATTTTCCAAGTGGGCACACGAAATGCACAAAACTTTAACTTGTTAGATGCCTTGGGTAAAAACGACAAAGCCGTGATGCTTAAACGTGGTATGTCGGGCACGATTGAGGAATTGCTACAAGCTGCGGAGTATGTGTTTTCAAGTGGTAACGAAAAAATTATTTTGTGCGAGCGTGGTATACGTACCTTTGAAAAAGCTTACCGAAATACCTTAGATTTAAATGCCATAGCTATTTTAAAAGACAAGTCGCATTTGCCTGTTGTTGCCGACCCCTCGCACGGTATTGGCATACGTAAATACGTGGAGCAAATGGCACTAGCAAGTATGGTTTGTGGTGCCGATGGTATGATTATAGAAACACACCCCATACCCGAAAAAGCACTCTCCGACGGACAACAAACCCTTAACTTTTTTGAGATGGAACAATTGGTAAATAAAGCAAATAAAATAAGTGCAATGAGTTTGTAG
- a CDS encoding tryptophan synthase subunit alpha — translation MNKTNTYIANRKNILSIYFTAEHPTKGSTQEMITSLAQSGADMIEIGIPFSDPLADGPVIQKSSKIALENGFLLDNLFNDIKAVYQEVKIPLVLMGYFNTVLAYGIENFLKQCKAVNIDTVILPDLPPEVYEKQYHKLFKKYGVAPVFLITPQTPLERLNYINNLSNAFIYAVADNSITGSKSGFSAKQVAYFKRIKQYPFNVPVIIGFGISDKQTYTEACKYANGVIIGSAFIKAIDQTKNISTAIQQFIKSIRETPQ, via the coding sequence ATGAATAAAACCAACACATACATAGCCAATCGAAAAAACATTTTATCGATTTACTTTACTGCGGAACACCCAACAAAAGGTTCTACTCAAGAAATGATAACATCTTTGGCTCAATCGGGTGCTGACATGATTGAAATTGGAATACCTTTTTCTGACCCATTAGCCGATGGACCAGTCATACAAAAAAGCAGTAAAATAGCACTCGAAAATGGTTTTTTGCTCGATAACTTGTTTAACGACATTAAAGCTGTTTATCAAGAAGTAAAAATACCGTTAGTATTAATGGGATATTTTAATACCGTGCTGGCTTATGGAATCGAGAACTTTTTAAAACAGTGCAAAGCAGTAAATATCGATACGGTTATACTCCCTGATTTACCACCCGAAGTTTATGAAAAACAATACCATAAACTATTTAAAAAGTATGGAGTTGCACCAGTGTTTTTGATTACTCCTCAAACTCCACTAGAGCGATTAAACTACATCAACAACTTATCTAACGCTTTTATTTATGCTGTGGCTGACAATAGCATTACAGGTTCTAAAAGTGGCTTTTCGGCTAAACAAGTGGCGTATTTTAAACGAATAAAACAATACCCGTTTAATGTGCCTGTAATTATTGGTTTTGGTATTTCTGATAAACAAACTTATACCGAAGCTTGTAAATACGCCAACGGAGTAATTATAGGTTCGGCATTTATAAAAGCCATAGACCAAACCAAAAACATCAGTACCGCTATTCAACAATTTATTAAAAGCATTCGTGAAACACCTCAATAA
- the trpB gene encoding tryptophan synthase subunit beta: MNLKNNRPKPTNGFYGEFGGAYIPELLYPNVKELEFNYQEIIQEPSFQKEYQQLLKDYVGRPTPLYFSEKLSKKYGANIFLKREDLNHTGAHKINNAIGQVLVAERLGKTRIIAETGAGQHGVATATACALRGLKCIIYMGKIDVERQAPNVQRMKMLGAEVIPVESGSQTLKDATNEAIRDWINHPTDTHYVIGSVVGPHPFPDMVTIFQSVISEEIKKQLKQQTGNANPTHVIACIGGGSNAAGAFYHFINNKNVQLIGVEAAGHGVHSGKTAASLAKGTDGIIHGFMTKLMQTSDGQIVEPHSISAGLDYPGVGPLHAHLFTSKRGQFISITDKEALHAGFDLTKTEGILPALESAHALAALNKLKFSKTDVVVVNLSGRGDKDLTTYLNHL; this comes from the coding sequence ATGAACTTAAAAAATAACAGACCTAAACCTACCAACGGATTTTATGGTGAATTTGGAGGCGCTTACATCCCCGAATTGCTTTATCCGAATGTAAAAGAATTGGAATTTAATTATCAAGAAATTATCCAAGAGCCTTCGTTCCAAAAGGAATACCAACAATTGCTCAAAGATTATGTGGGCAGACCAACACCTTTGTATTTTTCAGAAAAATTATCGAAAAAATACGGTGCCAACATTTTCTTAAAACGAGAAGATTTAAACCACACTGGAGCACATAAAATCAACAATGCTATTGGTCAGGTTTTAGTTGCAGAGCGTTTGGGTAAAACCAGAATTATTGCCGAAACTGGAGCAGGGCAACATGGTGTTGCAACTGCTACAGCTTGTGCTTTACGTGGCTTAAAATGTATTATTTACATGGGCAAAATTGATGTGGAACGCCAAGCACCAAACGTACAACGCATGAAGATGCTTGGAGCAGAAGTTATTCCTGTTGAATCTGGTAGTCAAACCTTAAAAGATGCTACCAACGAAGCCATTCGCGATTGGATTAATCATCCCACCGACACGCATTATGTAATTGGTTCGGTGGTAGGTCCTCACCCATTTCCTGATATGGTGACTATTTTTCAATCGGTGATTAGCGAGGAAATTAAAAAGCAATTGAAACAACAAACTGGTAATGCAAACCCAACTCACGTCATTGCTTGTATTGGAGGAGGAAGTAATGCTGCTGGAGCTTTTTATCATTTCATCAACAACAAAAATGTGCAATTGATTGGTGTTGAAGCTGCTGGTCATGGTGTACATTCTGGTAAAACTGCAGCAAGTTTAGCCAAAGGAACCGATGGAATTATTCACGGATTTATGACCAAACTGATGCAAACCAGCGACGGACAAATTGTTGAACCACATTCTATTTCTGCAGGGTTAGATTATCCTGGTGTTGGACCATTACACGCTCATTTATTTACCTCAAAAAGAGGTCAGTTTATTAGCATAACCGACAAGGAAGCCTTGCATGCTGGTTTTGATTTAACCAAAACAGAAGGCATTTTACCTGCTTTAGAATCGGCACACGCCTTAGCAGCATTAAACAAATTAAAGTTTTCAAAAACCGATGTGGTGGTAGTAAACCTTTCGGGACGTGGAGACAAAGATTTAACCACCTATTTAAATCACTTGTAA
- a CDS encoding phosphoribosylanthranilate isomerase, whose amino-acid sequence MIVKVCGLNNVENCLAIDKLKPDLVGMIFYKKSPRYIGETILPKTKTKKVGVFVNATLGEILSAVEKHQLSYVQLHGNEPIVLAKALQENGVKIIKYFGIDNTIDNLKMVEWERYSTYFVFDTKGKQFGGIGAKFNWNLLDDYQLSTPFLLAGGISVKDVATIKKIKHPAFVGVDINSKFELEPGIKNIEHVKRFINAMR is encoded by the coding sequence ATGATAGTAAAAGTGTGTGGTTTAAATAATGTTGAAAATTGTTTAGCAATTGATAAATTAAAGCCCGATTTGGTTGGAATGATATTTTATAAAAAATCTCCACGCTACATTGGTGAAACCATTTTACCAAAAACCAAGACTAAAAAAGTGGGCGTTTTTGTAAATGCTACACTTGGTGAAATACTTTCGGCGGTTGAAAAGCACCAACTAAGTTATGTTCAACTTCACGGTAACGAACCTATCGTTTTAGCAAAGGCACTACAAGAAAATGGTGTTAAAATCATCAAGTATTTTGGTATAGACAATACTATCGACAACTTAAAAATGGTTGAATGGGAACGGTACAGCACCTATTTTGTTTTCGATACCAAAGGCAAACAATTTGGCGGTATTGGTGCAAAATTCAATTGGAATTTACTCGACGATTATCAACTCAGCACCCCTTTTTTATTGGCTGGAGGTATATCGGTTAAAGATGTTGCTACCATCAAAAAAATAAAACATCCAGCATTTGTGGGTGTTGACATCAACAGCAAGTTTGAACTCGAACCAGGAATTAAAAATATTGAACACGTAAAACGATTTATCAATGCAATGAGATAA
- the trpC gene encoding indole-3-glycerol phosphate synthase TrpC gives MTMLQEIIENKRKKVEQQKQLYPTKLLEQSIYFDSKCVSLSHYLTRKDKSGIIAEFKRKSPSKGVINAYADVLETTLGYMQAGASALSVLTEQDYFMGKSEDLTIARNANYCPILRKDFTVDEYQIIEAKSIGADAILLIAAALEKDQIKNLHQLAKSLGLEVLFEIHGKDELDKVPDSDLIIGVNNRNLKTMEVDLKTSFDIINELPKTSLLISESGLSNVEDVKQLKEAGYQGFLMGEHFMRTPNPAEALKQFITKLNAL, from the coding sequence ATAACCATGTTACAAGAAATTATAGAAAATAAACGCAAAAAAGTGGAGCAACAAAAGCAACTTTATCCTACAAAATTATTAGAGCAAAGTATTTATTTCGATTCAAAATGTGTTTCGTTAAGTCATTACCTTACACGTAAAGATAAATCAGGAATTATTGCTGAGTTTAAACGAAAATCGCCATCAAAAGGAGTGATTAACGCTTATGCAGATGTTTTAGAAACTACCTTGGGCTACATGCAAGCAGGAGCTTCGGCTTTATCGGTTTTAACCGAACAAGATTATTTTATGGGTAAAAGCGAGGATTTAACCATTGCAAGAAATGCCAATTATTGTCCCATTTTAAGAAAAGATTTTACGGTTGATGAATATCAAATTATTGAAGCAAAATCGATTGGAGCTGATGCCATTTTATTGATTGCAGCAGCTTTAGAAAAAGACCAAATAAAAAACTTGCACCAATTGGCAAAATCTCTAGGATTAGAAGTCTTGTTCGAAATACACGGGAAAGACGAGCTAGACAAAGTACCCGATTCAGATTTAATTATTGGCGTAAACAATCGCAATTTAAAAACCATGGAGGTTGATTTAAAAACATCGTTCGACATCATTAACGAACTACCCAAAACTTCCTTATTAATTTCAGAAAGTGGCTTATCGAATGTAGAAGATGTAAAACAACTAAAAGAAGCAGGCTATCAAGGGTTTTTAATGGGTGAACATTTTATGCGAACACCAAATCCTGCGGAAGCTTTAAAACAATTCATCACTAAACTAAATGCCTTATGA